In Pseudoxanthobacter soli DSM 19599, a single window of DNA contains:
- a CDS encoding Lrp/AsnC family transcriptional regulator, translated as MPILKLDAIDRRILAALQRDGRLTNVELAEEVGLSPSPCLRRVRMLEKAGVIRGYHAALDRGGIGLGLTVFVGIKVEQHRDEAAAAFREAVQSLPEVISCHLVSGEADFLLQVAVPDLAAYERLLLDALLRLPGVSDIRSNFAIQTVKAAGALPLDHLPAATGPQTP; from the coding sequence ATGCCAATATTGAAGCTCGATGCCATCGACCGCCGAATCCTCGCCGCGCTCCAGCGAGACGGCCGCCTGACCAATGTCGAACTCGCCGAGGAAGTCGGCCTCTCGCCGTCGCCCTGCCTGCGGCGGGTCCGGATGCTGGAGAAAGCGGGCGTAATCCGCGGCTACCACGCCGCACTCGACCGGGGCGGTATCGGCCTCGGCTTGACGGTGTTCGTCGGCATCAAGGTCGAGCAGCATCGCGACGAGGCGGCCGCGGCCTTCCGCGAGGCCGTCCAGTCGCTGCCGGAGGTGATTTCATGCCATCTCGTTTCCGGCGAGGCCGATTTCCTCCTCCAGGTCGCGGTTCCCGACCTCGCCGCCTACGAGCGCCTGTTGCTCGATGCGCTGCTCAGGCTGCCGGGCGTGAGCGACATCCGCAGCAATTTCGCCATCCAGACGGTGAAGGCAGCCGGGGCGTTACCGCTGGACCACCTGCCTGCCGCGACCGGGCCTCAGACACCCTGA
- a CDS encoding ABC transporter ATP-binding protein has protein sequence MSAIALKGVRKAYGDVEVIRRIDFEIESGEFLVLVGPSGCGKSTLLRMIAGLEEITGGDLDIAGARVNDLPPAERNIAMVFQDYALYPHMSVEENMSFGLKMRGANENEIGRRVAHAAGILKIEDFLGRRPSQLSGGQRQRVAMGRAIVREPAAFLFDEPLSNLDAALRVEMRLEIAKLHNRMKATTVYVTHDQVEAMTLADRIVVMNAGHVEQIGAPLELYHRPATLFVARFIGSPTMNTLPATVAGQGSSLAMLGATVALPDAVRPFLREGQNLVAGIRPEDLELCGPDEAWFAGEIAVAERLGSQTYAYVEVGHTRMLTVECPRAADIAAGQRVHVRGAPSKLHLFDAAGGARIG, from the coding sequence ATGTCAGCGATCGCTCTGAAGGGCGTGCGCAAGGCCTATGGCGACGTGGAAGTGATCCGCCGCATCGATTTCGAGATCGAGAGCGGCGAGTTCCTGGTGCTGGTCGGTCCGTCCGGCTGCGGAAAGTCCACGCTGCTGCGCATGATCGCCGGGCTGGAGGAGATCACCGGCGGTGATCTCGATATCGCAGGCGCCCGGGTGAACGACCTGCCGCCGGCCGAGCGCAACATCGCCATGGTGTTCCAGGATTACGCGCTCTATCCGCATATGAGCGTCGAGGAGAACATGTCGTTCGGCCTGAAGATGCGCGGCGCGAACGAGAACGAGATCGGCCGCCGGGTGGCTCACGCCGCGGGCATCCTCAAGATCGAGGACTTTCTCGGCCGCCGCCCGTCGCAACTCTCCGGGGGGCAGCGCCAGCGCGTCGCCATGGGCCGGGCGATCGTGCGCGAGCCGGCGGCCTTCCTGTTCGACGAGCCGCTTTCCAATCTCGATGCGGCGCTGCGGGTCGAGATGCGGCTCGAAATCGCCAAGCTGCACAACCGCATGAAGGCGACCACCGTCTATGTCACCCACGACCAGGTGGAGGCGATGACGCTCGCCGACCGGATCGTGGTGATGAATGCCGGCCACGTCGAGCAGATCGGGGCGCCGCTGGAGCTCTACCATCGTCCTGCGACGCTGTTCGTCGCGCGTTTCATCGGCAGCCCGACCATGAACACGCTGCCGGCCACCGTCGCGGGGCAGGGAAGCTCGCTCGCCATGCTGGGCGCGACCGTCGCCCTTCCCGACGCGGTGCGCCCGTTCCTGCGGGAGGGACAGAATCTCGTCGCCGGCATCCGGCCGGAGGACCTGGAACTCTGCGGTCCGGACGAGGCGTGGTTCGCCGGCGAGATCGCGGTCGCCGAGCGGCTCGGCAGTCAGACCTATGCCTATGTCGAGGTCGGGCATACGAGGATGCTGACCGTCGAATGCCCGCGCGCGGCCGATATCGCCGCCGGCCAGCGTGTGCATGTGCGCGGCGCCCCCTCGAAGCTGCACCTGTTCGATGCCGCAGGCGGTGCTCGAATCGGCTGA
- a CDS encoding GntR family transcriptional regulator, with amino-acid sequence MVYLSGKSTSRSAGRPPKASTAFNALKRDIMLGTLPAGAGLTELDLAAHFGCSQGTVREALLQLQEEGLVHRRGHRGTQVSDCTEDEAAEMFRLRDHIESAGLPRTMAAPSRTLIPDLEAMLGDMLRAAEADDELQLAAIDRDFHRRILQDARLPALDPILHRCLIHNHRFKISRSLGVRNLTATAMRHRTLIDAIAGGDVAAASAAMRHHIATIVDLGPELFPGSNQ; translated from the coding sequence ATGGTGTATCTTTCCGGCAAGTCAACGAGCAGGTCGGCGGGCCGCCCGCCCAAGGCCAGCACCGCGTTCAACGCATTGAAGCGCGACATCATGCTCGGCACGCTGCCGGCGGGTGCCGGTCTGACAGAACTCGACCTCGCCGCCCATTTCGGCTGCAGCCAGGGCACGGTGCGCGAGGCGCTGCTGCAGTTGCAGGAGGAAGGACTCGTCCACCGCCGCGGCCACCGCGGCACCCAGGTGTCGGATTGCACCGAGGACGAGGCGGCGGAAATGTTCCGCCTGCGCGACCACATCGAGAGTGCCGGCCTGCCCCGCACGATGGCGGCGCCGAGCCGGACGCTCATTCCCGATCTCGAGGCCATGCTGGGCGACATGCTGCGGGCGGCGGAAGCCGACGACGAACTCCAGCTCGCTGCGATCGACCGGGATTTCCATCGCCGCATCCTGCAGGACGCGCGGCTTCCCGCGCTCGATCCGATCCTGCATCGCTGCCTGATCCACAATCACCGCTTCAAGATTTCCCGCAGCCTCGGCGTCCGCAACCTCACCGCGACGGCGATGCGCCATCGCACCCTGATCGACGCCATCGCCGGCGGCGACGTCGCCGCGGCCAGCGCGGCCATGCGGCACCACATCGCCACCATCGTCGATCTCGGGCCAGAGCTGTTCCCGGGGTCGAATCAATGA